Proteins from one Deinococcus actinosclerus genomic window:
- a CDS encoding PxKF domain-containing protein → MKAHLPALATLTLLLAACHQAPVSPPAPPAAHTGGAVKAQDLVIVNVNGVVPTGNVTKEPGQTGSASFYLDPTNGDGKQGCNATGNGGQVTFSLASSDPSVIANAGPSSPITGCGSLNARSLTYTVNPNAPVGTVVTLTVSAAGAQGTNTAARFTVQVVAPTPTDSTPPVVTPTITGPQGQNGWYTGDVTVVWNTTDPDSGVTSAPCPSVTLTEDTTGQTLTCSATSAGGTSTQTVTIKRDATLPDVTVTPGGTQGQNGWYTSDVTFETTRADATSGIASCEASGTDPLTTDAASHTAALSCTDNAGNTAQASVTVKRDATAPTASVTPSGTQGQNGWYTSDVSFSVTGQDNLSGIGTCTAPAALTADSAAYAATATCTDNAGNTSAAASITVKRDATRPVLSLPSGVNVTATANSQATVTYAATADAAISGLAGLNCTPASGSTLSVGTTLATCAATDNAGNQATGSFPISVTYAFTGFFQPIDMGGVVNTVKAGSAVPVKFRLGGYQGMTILAPNAPTSAANSCGATEAPVEETVTAGNSSLTWDATAGQYVYIWKTNSAWAGSCRTFTLTLADGTSQKAYFRFK, encoded by the coding sequence ATGAAGGCACACCTCCCGGCCCTCGCCACCCTCACCCTGCTGCTTGCCGCCTGCCACCAGGCCCCAGTCTCACCCCCGGCTCCTCCGGCCGCCCATACGGGCGGCGCCGTCAAGGCCCAGGACCTGGTGATCGTGAACGTCAACGGGGTCGTCCCGACCGGTAACGTCACCAAGGAACCCGGCCAGACCGGATCGGCCAGCTTCTACCTCGACCCCACCAACGGCGACGGGAAACAGGGCTGCAACGCCACCGGCAACGGCGGCCAGGTCACCTTCTCACTCGCCTCCAGCGACCCGTCAGTCATCGCCAACGCGGGCCCCTCCTCCCCCATAACGGGCTGCGGCTCACTGAACGCACGCTCCCTCACGTACACCGTGAATCCCAACGCTCCGGTCGGCACAGTCGTCACCCTGACCGTCAGCGCTGCGGGCGCCCAGGGCACCAATACCGCCGCCCGGTTCACCGTGCAGGTGGTGGCCCCCACCCCGACCGACAGCACGCCCCCGGTGGTCACGCCGACCATCACCGGCCCTCAGGGCCAGAACGGCTGGTACACCGGGGATGTCACGGTCGTCTGGAATACCACCGATCCCGACAGCGGCGTGACCAGCGCCCCCTGCCCATCAGTCACCCTGACCGAGGACACCACCGGACAGACCCTCACCTGCTCGGCGACCAGCGCGGGCGGCACCAGCACCCAGACCGTCACCATCAAACGCGACGCCACACTCCCGGACGTCACCGTGACCCCCGGCGGCACCCAGGGCCAGAACGGCTGGTACACCAGTGACGTCACCTTCGAGACCACCCGCGCCGACGCCACCAGCGGTATCGCCAGCTGCGAAGCCAGCGGTACCGACCCGCTGACCACCGACGCGGCCAGCCACACGGCCGCCCTCAGCTGCACCGACAACGCCGGAAACACCGCCCAGGCCAGCGTCACCGTGAAACGCGACGCCACCGCGCCGACCGCCAGCGTCACCCCCAGCGGCACCCAGGGCCAGAACGGCTGGTACACCAGCGACGTCAGCTTCAGCGTCACCGGCCAGGACAACCTCAGCGGCATCGGGACCTGCACGGCCCCTGCCGCCCTCACGGCCGACAGCGCCGCCTACGCCGCTACCGCCACCTGCACGGACAACGCCGGCAACACCAGCGCGGCCGCCAGCATCACCGTGAAACGCGACGCGACCAGACCCGTCCTCAGCCTCCCCAGCGGCGTCAACGTCACGGCCACCGCCAACAGTCAGGCCACCGTGACCTACGCCGCCACCGCTGACGCCGCCATCAGCGGGCTGGCTGGCCTCAACTGCACGCCTGCCAGCGGAAGCACCCTCTCCGTCGGCACCACCCTCGCCACCTGCGCCGCCACCGACAACGCCGGCAACCAGGCCACCGGCTCATTCCCCATCAGCGTCACCTACGCCTTCACCGGCTTCTTCCAGCCGATCGACATGGGCGGCGTCGTGAACACCGTCAAGGCCGGCAGCGCCGTACCCGTCAAATTCAGACTCGGCGGCTACCAGGGCATGACCATCCTCGCGCCCAACGCCCCCACCTCCGCCGCCAACAGCTGCGGCGCCACCGAAGCCCCCGTCGAGGAAACCGTCACCGCCGGCAACAGCAGCCTCACCTGGGACGCCACCGCTGGACAGTACGTGTACATCTGGAAGACCAACAGCGCCTGGGCCGGCAGCTGCCGCACCTTCACCCTCACCCTGGCCGACGGCACCAGCCAGAAAGCCTACT